From Cydia strobilella chromosome 4, ilCydStro3.1, whole genome shotgun sequence, the proteins below share one genomic window:
- the LOC134741177 gene encoding CBY1-interacting BAR domain-containing protein 1-A isoform X2: MFRGDNSHSLSYEQQAKFIQDRITNVEKNFGELCVAFGDYARRTARLRDQGDELAKVLKEYANNEIVNKSLSAGLENLSITLTAIEEYRNCEVQRLEAKVIGELCQYEAICKHAREEVKHTMNVREKELARKKVLDKTRERQPFNRQQVTYAESELLKASAEMSRTAKGLSEQTEFFERRKLQQLKALLSDFMLIELNFHAKALELLTVAHQQVADINDKADLDNFRRKLRSPEKQISTGVSARSSSLASLLQPAPARDDDPANLRRLRTPEKHGSSTLPRASSLAALTSSKQEEETTDSEESEEGTSSEETESR; the protein is encoded by the exons ATGTTTAGAGGTGATAATTCTCACTCCCTAAGCTATGAACAACAAGCAAAATTTATTCAAGATCGAATTACTAACGTAGAAAAAAACTTTGGGGAATTATGCGTTGCGTTTGGTGATTATGCCAGGAGAACAGCAAG ACTACGGGATCAAGGCGACGAGCTTGCTAAGGTCCTGAAGGAATACGCGAACAATGAAATAGTCAATAAGTCATTAAGTGCTGGTCTTGAAAACTTATCAATAACTCTGACCGCTATAGAAGAATATAGAAATTGCGAAGTACAACGATTAGAAGCCAAG GTCATTGGAGAGCTTTGTCAGTACGAGGCAATATGCAAGCACGCGAGAGAGGAGGTAAAGCACACCATGAACGTGAGAGAGAAAGAACTGGCCAGGAAGAAGGTTCTGGACAAAACCAGGGAGCGGCAGCCCTTTAACAGACAGCAAGTG ACATACGCGGAATCAGAGCTTCTAAAAGCGTCAGCGGAGATGTCCCGCACGGCGAAGGGTTTAAGCGAGCAGACGGAGTTCTTCGAGCGCCGCAAGCTGCAGCAGCTGAAGGCGCTGCTGAGCGACTTCATGCTCATCGAGCTGAACTTCCACGCCAAGGCGCTGGAGCTGCTGACGGTGGCGCATCAACAGGTCGCTGACATCAATGATAAGGCGGATCTAGAT AACTTCAGAAGGAAGCTGCGGTCTCCTGAGAAGCAAATAAGCACGGGAGTGTCGGCGCGCTCTTCGTCGCTCGCGTCGCTGCTGCAGCCCGCGCCTGCTCGAGACGACGACCCCGCG AACTTGCGAAGACTGCGAACTCCAGAGAAGCACGGTTCGTCCACGCTGCCTCGGGCGTCATCACTGGCGGCCCTAACGAGCTCTAAGCAGGAAGAGGAAACTACG GATTCTGAAGAATCTGAAGAAGGCACCTCGTCGGAAGAAACCGAGTCGCGTTAA
- the LOC134740761 gene encoding leucine-rich repeat and fibronectin type-III domain-containing protein 3 → MGVGMRVSWLRPWVRVVVAAATLAQALGTCPWEPVPALQAACVCAVNLARDLSVQCDQVDFAVLLKALNSSARNIPIDLLYINNSTIPALTDGMFTHLKIHNVQISGCKITRIDDDAFRGQGPYLKNLNLQDNELYEVPVKAFKILTNLSLLDISKNRITYIENHSFITLRKLTTLKISDNNVTLAPHALTGLENSLKNLNLKGTKQKSVPECIRGLRSLAFLDLSQNSIRELPGPEGKQTFEGLDSLTALNLERNLIVTLKEDAFAGIKTTLSSLSLLNNLLPEFPAAAIGALSELRVLDIGFNLLNKLPGNAFGNNPLITLLALDGNPLPTVPAEALAHLNHTLRGLSIGGRFLNCDCRLRWIIEWIRDGELQVTSRERNPQFCGHPPQFRERGFYSFQPNELVCEHETTATPEESTTPQRQINDWKISQTTSTTARSTTTSTTTTTAATSPITTTSSEATSKAPVTTTGSARPRPPPAVRPASPTWRHAPHQRPPLVMNFPQKPKVDDSNEVIVKNAYRQDNSVIIQWDSDVANILGFRVVYRLFGDKTFKQGPPLEASEREFKIKNVPSQECIVVCVISLEEVHVSPETVPYSQCREVRTVSAAASNMDKITIAASAAICGTIVVAVLVFAAASRRRARTVHRLHNDKLPGACCGALGTPSPGGPLSSLATLGAFGKQREWDQVSAYSARSIPRARTYTEPAPPDPLPGRPGRARSLADGQSQHSYAPSARYGMPGYPGSLLGSRTDLRQSRQSLGAASERASRLSLSGAAGGATGGTGNSRRRPRSRSRPASRYSVGSLGMGYCDTSDNWTDHDMDIYMTRNPTTRGGLVPL, encoded by the exons GGAGTGGGAATGCGCGTCTCATGGCTCCGGCCGTGGGTGCGCGTGGTGGTGGCGGCGGCGACGCTGGCGCAGGCGCTCGGCACGTGCCCGTGGGAGCCCGTGCCCGCGCTGCAGGCCGCCTGCGTGTGCGCCGTCAACCTCGCCAGGGACCTGTCTGTGCAATGCGACCAG GTGGACTTCGCTGTGCTATTAAAAGCGCTGAATTCGAGCGCAAGAAACATTCCAATAGACTTATTGTACATCAACAATTCAACGATACCGGCGCTCACGGATGGCATGTTTACGCACTTAAAAATTCACAACGTTCAAATCTCCGGTTGCAAGATCACTCGAATAGATGACGACGCCTTTCGCGGGCAAGGCCCTTATCTAAAGAATTTGAACTTGCAGGATAACGAGTTGTATGAAGTGCCAGTTAAAGCTTTTAAGATATTAACGAATCTTTCGCTGCTTGACATCTCGAAGAATCGCATCACTTACATAGAGAACCATTCGTTTATAACATTGCGCAAactgacaacattaaaaatatcagACAACAACGTCACACTGGCGCCACACGCGCTGACTGGACTAGAAAATTCGctaaaaaatttaaatcttaaaGGAACTAAACAAAAAAGCGTCCCAGAATGCATAAGAGGTCTTCGCAGCTTAGCGTTCCTCGATCTGTCGCAGAACAGCATTAGAGAATTACCCGGACCTGAAGGCAAGCAAACCTTTGAAGGGTTAGATTCCTTGACAGCACTTAACTTGGAACGAAACCTGATTGTGACGCTTAAAGAAGACGCATTTGCTGGTATTAAGACCACATTAAGTTCCTTGAGTCTCCTAAATAATCTCTTGCCGGAATTTCCTGCTGCTGCGATTGGCGCATTATCGGAATTAAGAGTTCTCGACATAGGGTTCAACTTGTTAAACAAGCTGCCTGGAAATGCTTTTGGAAATAATCCATTGATTACACTTCTGGCATTAGATGGTAATCCGTTACCCACCGTGCCTGCCGAAGCTCTTGCCCATTTAAACCATACCCTTCGAGGTTTAAGTATCGGAGGACGATTTCTGAATTGCGATTGTCGTCTTCGCTGGATTATAGAATGGATACGAGACGGTGAACTACAAGTGACCTCTAGAGAAAGAAATCCCCAGTTCTGTGGTCATCCGCCACAATTCCGTGAGCGCGGATTCTACAGTTTCCAACCAAACGAGCTGGTTTGTGAGCACGAAACGACGGCTACTCCAGAAGAGTCGACCACGCCACAGAGGCAAATCAATGATTGGAAGATAAGTCAGACAACATCGACAACTGCGCGAAGTACAACCACAAGTACTACAACGACAACGGCTGCGACCAGTCCTATAACGACTACTAGTAGTGAAGCGACGTCAAAGGCGCCGGTGACCACGACGGGCTCGGCGCGGCCCCGCCCCCCACCGGCCGTGCGCCCCGCATCGCCCACCTGGCGACACGCCCCTCACCAGCGCCCGCCGCTCGTTATGAACTTTCCCCAGAAACCAAAAGTGGACGACTCGAACGAGGTCATCGTTAAGAATGCCTACAGGCAAGACAACTCTGTCATTATACAATGGGACTCAGACGTAGCCAATATTCTTGGATTCCGAGTGGTGTACAGATTGTTTGGTGATAAAACTTTCAAGCAAGGCCCGCCGCTTGAAGCCAGCGAAAGGGAATTCAAAATCAAAAACGTTCCATCCCAG GAATGTATAGTGGTATGCGTCATCTCCCTAGAAGAAGTTCACGTGAGCCCCGAAACGGTACCGTACTCGCAGTGCCGCGAGGTGCGCACCGTGTCCGCCGCTGCCTCCAACATGGACAAGATCACCATCGCCGCCAGCGCTGCCATCTGTGGTACCATCGTAGTGGCCGTCCTCGTGTTCGCGGCGGCTTCTCGCCGCCGAGCGAGGACAGTGCACAGGCTGCACAACGACAAGCTGCCCGGCGCCTGCTGCGGCGCGCTTGGCACCCCCAGCCCGGGCGGCCCGCTGTCCTCCCTCGCCACGCTCGGCGCGTTCGGCAAGCAGCGTGAGTGGGATCAAGTGTCGGCTTACAGCGCACGTTCGATCCCGCGAGCACGAACCTATACCGAACCGGCTCCCCCCGATCCCCTGCCCGGCCGGCCCGGCCGCGCCCGCTCCCTAGCCGACGGCCAATCTCAGCACAGCTACGCGCCCTCGGCCCGCTACGGGATGCCCGGCTACCCGGGCAGCCTTCTCGGATCTCGAACCG ATCTCCGTCAGTCGAGGCAGTCCCTAGGGGCGGCATCGGAGCGGGCGTCGCGGCTGTCGctgagcggcgcggcgggcggcgcgacGGGCGGCACGGGCAACTCGCGCCGCCGGCCGCGCTCGCGCTCGCGGCCCGCCAGCAGGTACAGCGTGGGCTCGCTTGGCATGGGCTACTGCGACACGTCCGACAACTGGACCGACCACGACATGGACATCTACATGACCCGGAACCCGACGACGCGGGGCGGCCTGGTGCCGTTATAG
- the LOC134741176 gene encoding heat shock factor-binding protein 1, translating to MADSNIEPSTNDVESNYSTPANDPKNMQEVTQYVQSLLQNMQDKFQSMSDQIINRIDEMGTRVDELEKNITDLMTQAGVENEK from the exons ATGGCAGACTCGAACATAGAACCTTCTACAAATGACGTGGAGAGTAACTATTCAACTCCTGCAAATGATCCCAAAAACATGCAGGAAGTAACACAGtat GTACAATCACTCCTACAAAATATGCAAGATAAGTTCCAAAGCATGTCAGACCAGATTATAAACAGAATAGATGAGATGGGGACTCGAGTGGACGAGCTTGAGAAGAATATCACAGATCTCATGACTCAGGCGGGAGTTGAGAATGAAAAGTAG
- the LOC134741177 gene encoding CBY1-interacting BAR domain-containing protein 1-A isoform X1 produces MFRGDNSHSLSYEQQAKFIQDRITNVEKNFGELCVAFGDYARRTARLRDQGDELAKVLKEYANNEIVNKSLSAGLENLSITLTAIEEYRNCEVQRLEAKVIGELCQYEAICKHAREEVKHTMNVREKELARKKVLDKTRERQPFNRQQVTYAESELLKASAEMSRTAKGLSEQTEFFERRKLQQLKALLSDFMLIELNFHAKALELLTVAHQQVADINDKADLDLLTGLSEDSEPTNFRRKLRSPEKQISTGVSARSSSLASLLQPAPARDDDPANLRRLRTPEKHGSSTLPRASSLAALTSSKQEEETTDSEESEEGTSSEETESR; encoded by the exons ATGTTTAGAGGTGATAATTCTCACTCCCTAAGCTATGAACAACAAGCAAAATTTATTCAAGATCGAATTACTAACGTAGAAAAAAACTTTGGGGAATTATGCGTTGCGTTTGGTGATTATGCCAGGAGAACAGCAAG ACTACGGGATCAAGGCGACGAGCTTGCTAAGGTCCTGAAGGAATACGCGAACAATGAAATAGTCAATAAGTCATTAAGTGCTGGTCTTGAAAACTTATCAATAACTCTGACCGCTATAGAAGAATATAGAAATTGCGAAGTACAACGATTAGAAGCCAAG GTCATTGGAGAGCTTTGTCAGTACGAGGCAATATGCAAGCACGCGAGAGAGGAGGTAAAGCACACCATGAACGTGAGAGAGAAAGAACTGGCCAGGAAGAAGGTTCTGGACAAAACCAGGGAGCGGCAGCCCTTTAACAGACAGCAAGTG ACATACGCGGAATCAGAGCTTCTAAAAGCGTCAGCGGAGATGTCCCGCACGGCGAAGGGTTTAAGCGAGCAGACGGAGTTCTTCGAGCGCCGCAAGCTGCAGCAGCTGAAGGCGCTGCTGAGCGACTTCATGCTCATCGAGCTGAACTTCCACGCCAAGGCGCTGGAGCTGCTGACGGTGGCGCATCAACAGGTCGCTGACATCAATGATAAGGCGGATCTAGAT CTTCTAACAGGTCTCTCGGAAGACTCGGAACCAACG AACTTCAGAAGGAAGCTGCGGTCTCCTGAGAAGCAAATAAGCACGGGAGTGTCGGCGCGCTCTTCGTCGCTCGCGTCGCTGCTGCAGCCCGCGCCTGCTCGAGACGACGACCCCGCG AACTTGCGAAGACTGCGAACTCCAGAGAAGCACGGTTCGTCCACGCTGCCTCGGGCGTCATCACTGGCGGCCCTAACGAGCTCTAAGCAGGAAGAGGAAACTACG GATTCTGAAGAATCTGAAGAAGGCACCTCGTCGGAAGAAACCGAGTCGCGTTAA
- the LOC134740760 gene encoding cell division cycle protein 23 homolog has product MPLAMNPKGDIPIDLDQVRKDILHGIRECSTRGLSQTTKWLSELNFALKDHKVTIEEPPGGYDDGIIAEEKESYLLAKSYFDCQEYDRAAHFLENCTSQKCVFLHRYAQYMSSEKKRLDNATDTGAENTESTEVLLDLLSFFKANRSNLDGYLLYLQGVVLKKLDLRSQAVTALQAAVSAVPILWCAWVELAGLANEYDALDSLQLPKHWIMYFFAAHAFVDLKLSEQALEGYMVLAAAGFDKSTYVIAQMAIAHHDRRDVDSSLALFRELCQIDPYRLDNWDVYSHLLYLKERRMELAHLAQRAVSIDKYRVETCCVIGNYYSLRSEHQKAVIYFQRALSLDPQYLSAWILMGHEFIELQNSNAAIQCYRQAIDVDRNDYRAWNGLGQAYEILGLNSYCIYYYSRAAQLKPDDSRMLVSLGEAYEKMDKIPNALKCYYKAHSTGDIEGMALFKLAKLYEKSNMPNSAAAAYTAACQDPANAGSKELPPAMRYLAHYYLRFSLLDHAAHYAYKCLEHDTTKEAGKNLLKTISEKRLAASSSQPQCSHEELPEAIKNASTVCVSAADNTPLPSPNVTPDNFSTPMFTRLNTKYKM; this is encoded by the exons ATGCCACTAGCAATGAATCCTAAAGGAGATATCCCAATAGACCTGGATCAGGTCAGAAAAGATATATTACACGGAATACGTGAATGCTCAACTCGGGGTTTGTCACAGACTACTAAATGGCTCTCGGAACTAAATTTTGCATTAAAAGATCATAAAGTTACCATAGAAGAGCCACCCGGGGGTTATGATGATGGAATCATAGCGGAGGAGAAGGAATCTTATTTATTAGCGAAAAGTTATTTTGATTGTCAAGAGTACGACAGGGCGGCACACTTCTTAGAGAACTGTACGAGTCAAAAGTGCGTGTTCCTGCACCGGTACGCGCAGTACATGTCCAGTGAGAAGAAGCGCCTGGATAACGCGACGGACACAGGTGCTGAAAACACTGAATCCACCGAGGTGTTGCTGGATCTGCTGTCTTTTTTTAAG GCAAACCGCAGCAACCTAGATGGATACTTACTATACTTACAAGGAGTAGTATTAAAGAAGCTGGACCTGCGGAGTCAGGCTGTGACGGCACTGCAGGCCGCAGTCTCTGCAGTCCCTATCCTCTGGTGTGCCTGGGTTGAGCTAGCAGGCCTAGCCAATGAATATGATGCGCTGGACTCCTTACAGTTACCGAAGCATTGGATAATGTATTTCTTTGCCGCACATGCCTTTGTGGACCTGAAGCTGTCAGAGCAGGCACTGGAAGGGTATATGGTGCTGGCTGCTGCGGGGTTTGATAAGAGTACTTATGTGATAGCGCAGATGGCTATTGCACATCATGATAGAAGAG ATGTGGATTCATCCCTAGCCCTATTCCGAGAGCTATGCCAAATTGACCCGTACCGCCTGGACAACTGGGATGTGTACTCTCACCTTTTGTACCTGAAAGAGCGGCGTATGGAGCTGGCGCACCTCGCCCAGCGCGCCGTCTCCATCGACAAGTACAGAGTGGAGACCTGCTGCGTTATCG GAAACTACTACAGTTTGCGGAGTGAACACCAAAAGGCCGTAATTTACTTCCAGAGAGCCTTATCACTGGACCCACAATACCTGTCCGCGTGGATACTCATGGGGCACGAATTCATAGAGCTGCAGAACTCCAATGCAGCTATCCAATGCTATAGGCAGGCCATTG ATGTGGATCGTAATGATTATCGCGCTTGGAACGGTCTCGGCCAGGCTTACGAAATACTCGGCCTGAACAGCTACTGCATCTATTACTACTCAAGGGCGGCGCAATTAAAACCGGACGACTCGAGAATGCTGGTCTCTCTCGGGGAGGCGTATGAGAAGATGGACAAAATACCTAATGCTTTAAAATGCTATTATAAAGCTCATAGTACGGGCGATATTGAAGGAATGGCGCTATTTAAATTAGCAAA ACTGTACGAGAAGTCGAACATGCCGAACAGCGCCGCGGCGGCGTACACGGCGGCGTGCCAGGACCCGGCCAACGCGGGCAGCAAGGAACTACCGCCAGCCATGCGCTACCTCGCGCACTACTACCTGCGCTTCTCACTGCTCGACCACGCCGCGCACTACGCCTACAAGTGCCTGGAGCATGATACT aCCAAAGAAGCCggtaaaaacttattaaaaacaatatcaGAAAAAAGATTGGCAGCGTCATCGTCGCAGCCGCAGTGCTCGCACGAGGAGCTGCCCGAGGCCATCAAGAACGCGTCCACCGTCTGCGTGTCCGCGGCCGACAACACGCCGCTGCCCAGCCCCAACGTCACGCCAGACAACTTCTCCACGCCCATGTTCACCCGCCTGAACACCAAATATAAAATGTGA